The following DNA comes from Caldicoprobacter guelmensis.
GGGTAGCTGAAATTGGTACCGTCTGTGTTTTTAGAGAAGCATGAATTGATTGAGCAGGAATTAAAAATGGACTTGTATTATGATAGAATAGCCTCAAGCTCGCTGATGGAGGAGTTGGCAGAATTAGCATGGACAAGGGGAATTGAGCAAGGCAAGAGATTAAAAGGAAATGATATAAATGAGTTGATATTGAGTCATGGGATAAAGGTTGAAGTTGATGAGTTAATGTATAGTTTCAAATATGCAATATTTAGCACTTGTGCGATAAACAGCAGAACTATTACATTGTATAAGAGAAATATACAGCAGGTTTTTATACCTTTAATTCCCGATAAATATTCGCAGTGGAAAGACTATGAGAAAGCCATAAGTCTATTTTTGTGCCATGAATATTTTCATTTTCTTGAAGCTAATTGTATAGGGTGGACAAGTGCCATTAAGAAAATTGATGTCAGGTTTGGCCTTATAAAGCTTAAAAGGGAGCTTAAGGCTTTGAGTGAGATTGCAGCACATGCTTTTGTCAAAGAATTTTACAATATATGGTAAGAGGTGATAGTATGGATAAATACGATGTGGCCGTTATTGGTGGTGGCGTATCCGGTGCAGTGGCAGCAATCGCTGCAGCGAGGGCGGGTGCCAAGACGCTTTTGGTTGAGCGGTATGGGTTTGTAGGGGGTTCACTGACCAACATGGGCGTTGGCCCCATGATGACATTCCATGCAGGTCAAAGGCAGGTGATAAAGGGTATACCCCAGGAAATAGTTGATAGGCTTGTTGAATTAGGAGGAAGTCCCGGACACGTCGTTGACACAACGGGATTTGTAAGCACCGTCACACCGTTTAACCCTGAGATGTTGAAATACGTGCTGGAGAATATGCTGCTTGAAAGCGGGGTATCACTTTTGTATCACAGCTTCATGTTCGGAGTGGAGATGGATGGTCCATGCATTAAATCAGTACAGGTAGTAAATAAGTCAGGGAAGGGCAATATTGAAGCAAAAGTGTACATCGATGCAACGGGAGATGCCGACCTTGCTGCCCGAAGCGGTGTGGATTATTTGATGGGGAGAGAAAAGGATCATTTGACTCAACCGATGACCATGAACGTGAGGATTGGGAATGTAGATATAGATGCCATAAAAGATTACATGCTTAAAAATCCGGCCGAATTTAGAATGATAGCTCAAGATGAAATTAAAAATGCCAGGAGGTTGTCGGTTAACGGTTTTTATTCTATCTTAAATGAGGCTAAGAAAAAAGGGGAAATAAGTTTTGAGCGGGATATGGTATTGTTCTTTGAAACTAACACTCCTGGTGAAGTCATAGTCAACATGACAAGGGTACAGAGGTTAAACGGTACCAGTGCCAAAGATTTAACCTGTGCAGAGATTGTTGGCAGAAGGCAGGCTGTGGAAGTGTACAATTTCTTGAGGAAGAGAATACCTGGTTTTAGAAATTCTATCTTGCTCTCTACCGGCCCTCAGATTGGGGTGAGGGAGACTAGAAAAATAATCGGTGAGTATGTACTGACTGCTGAGGACTTAATAAATAACAGGAAATTTGAAGATTGCATTGCCAAAGGGGGGTATCCTGTGGACATACATTCCCCTGACAGTGCGAATGTGGTGTACATGCATTTGAAGGAAGGCACAGACTATGATATACCCTACAGGTGCTTATACAGCAGAAAAGTGAGCAATCTGCTTGTGGCAGGAAGGTGCATATCATCAACCCATGAAGCGAATGCCGCAGTGAGGGTATCGCCCATTGCTATGGCGACGGGGCAGGCTGCTGGAGTGGCTGCCAGCATTGCTGCTTTAAACAGCATAGCTCCTTGGGAGGTGGATATAAATATCTTAAGGGGTATATTGATTGAGCAGGGCGCATGTGTATGACAGTAGGCTCAGCCAATTTCCCCAACTCTTAATTATAATGTGCCTGTTTAAGCTGGGACCGCTTGAACTTGGAAAATCCATCCATAGAGTGTGAGTTTTGTGGCAAATATTCTTAAAGAGCAAGATAAGGCATAAAATAGTAGGCACAAGGTGTGCCTTGACTGCTTTGGGGAGCAAAAATAGGTTTTTAGGTTTTTTACCCCTATTGACAAATGTGAAGTTTGAAGTATATAATATCATCGTAAAGTTTAATAGGGGGGCGGGACCTTAGCTCAGCTGGGAGAGCGCCACACTCACATTGTGGAGGCCACTGGTTCGAGTCCAGTAGGTCCCACCAGTGAAATCTAAACCTTCGGGAAAAGGCCGAAGGTTTTTTGTTTTTATGGGACTATAGTGTGTTTCCCTATTGATCTGCATCTTCAAGTTCACATTCCAGTTTGCCTTGTCAATATACGCATAAATAATTTTTGAGGTGCCATAATAGGTTTTAGGTTATCACAAGTGGCAGTTTAAAACGCAGGCACTCTGAAAAGGTGTGGGGCACATGTTAAAGGTTATTAAGGCGGTTATAGACTTTTTTACATATAAGCCTCATTCTAACATTAATAGGGGAGGATATACGCATTCTAGGCAAAGGGATCAGTCATTTTATAATCTTGGTGTGCATGATGATCAGCAAAATAACAACGAAAGGGTAGACTGGCAACAGATTTTAAATCGGGCAAAACAGGAGGGTAGCTACTTCTTTCAGCAAAACCAGGAAGGGAATTGTAAGGTATCTGATGCTGGTGGGCAACTGGATAACTTTTCTCCCACCGGCACAATCAAGCCAACCATCATAGTAAAGAAGAGAAACCGGCGAAATAAAAATGTTATAAGTACTCAGCAAACACAAATCGATGAAGAGGATATAGATTTGATCAAAAACGGCATGGTGGCCTTAAATATTGACGTTAACATGGAGTATGTGAAATACAGATTTAGCGTGCCGAAGAATCAAGATATAGTCATCAGGGAGTTCAATGTCGCAAAAAGGTTTAAGGCTTTCCTTGTATTTGTAGACGGGATGATGGATAAGACGGTCATCAATCAATTTGTATTGCCTCAACTTATGGATGACGGGAATTTCAGAGAATTTAACCAGGGTGATATCCTGGACTATATAGTGAGAAACGTAGTTTCCGTCTACCAGGTTACTAAACTTAGAGAGTATGATAGGATAATTCCTCAAATTTTAAACGGGGTAACTGCACTGTTTATTGATGGTTGCAATGAAGCGCTGTTGATTGAGAGCCGAGGATTTGAAAAGAGGAGTATAGAGGCTCCCAGAACTGAGAACGTTATAAGAGGGCCGCAAGAGGGTTTTACAGAAAATTTGAGAACCAATCTTTCTTTGCTCAGGAGAATAATAAAAAACGAAAAATTGATAACTGAAATGCTTCCGGTGGGTGATAAAAATAAGATCAATTGTGCCTTGGTTTATTTGGAGGATACCGCAGATCCTGAACTGGTAAAAGAAGTAAAGAGACGGATAAGAAATATAAGGCACGATTTTGTAGAGTCAAGTGGAATGCTGGAGCAACTTATCGAGGATAATCCTTTTATGCTTTTCCCACAAGTTATAAGCACTGAAAGGCCTGACAGGGCCGCTTCTTTTATCATGGAGGGGCAGGTGGTCATAGTGTGTGAGGGTTCGCCTTTTGTGATAGCAGTACCTGTCACCTTCTTTCACCTATTGCATTCCTCGGAGGATACGATGCTTAGGTGGCAGTATGGCGCCTTTATCCGACTTACTCGCTTTATAGGGGTGTTAGTTGCTGCGTTAGTGCCGGGGCTGTGGATGGCGCTTGTGCAGTTCCATAGCGAGATGATACCTACTCCTCTCCTGTTGTCAATACTTAAGATGAGGGAGGCTGTGCCATTCCCTGTTGTGGTTGAGGTGTTGACTATGGAGGTGGCGTTTGAATTAATCCGTGAGGGAGGAATCAGGGTCCCGGGCCTTATAGGCCAAACATTGGGCATTATAGGTGCTTTAATACTGGGACAGGCTGCTGTGGCAGCAGGGCTTGTCAGTCCCATACTCATCATCATAGTAGCGATAACAGGAATTGGGAACTTTGTCATACCAAATTATTCCCTGGCAATGGCCATAAGAATTGTGAGGTTTTTCTTCATATTAATGGGGACTGTTTTGGGGTTTTACGGTATTTCTGTTGGCTTGACTATATTGATGGTTTTGACTTGTAGTATGAAATCGTTTGGGGTGCCATTTTTAACGCCCTTTACTCCTAAGACAAAGCGCAGTAGTGATTTAATCGTCAGAAAGCCTTTGTACGAAGAAGTGGTAACAGAAGATTATATGGATGCAGTGAATAGAGAAAGCGGTGTGTATCCTAAAAAGAGGTGAATGGTCGTTGTTAAGTGAGGGTAAATTTGGAAATAAAGAAGCCATTTCTGTCCTGGTGATTGCTTGTATGGCAAAGGAATTTTTTACTGATCCAAATGTAATAATGAGGAAAGTAGGGACAGCAGGGTGGTATATGGTTTTAATAAGTGCATCTGTTGCGGTGATGGGATTGACGTCTGTATATTTTTTGCTCAGACGATTCCCCGGAAGCAATTTAATGGAAATATACGATGCTATATTTGGAAAATATATTGGGTCTATTTTCTCTTTTACAGTAGCTTTTGTATTGCTTTTTTGGGCTGCGATGAATTTGAGGGAATATGTTGAAATAATAAAGATATACGTGTTTCCCAAAACCCCACCGATTTATTTAGTAGGTTCAGTTGCAGTTACTGCGATCATTTTGAGCTTTATAGGGTTGGAGAGTTTAGCCAGGTATTCAAAGCTTGCAGGGTATGCTATGCTAATAGGATTCACAATATTGTTGGCGCTTTCATCTAGATTTTTTCAATTTTACCGTATTTATCCTTTATTGGGGTATGGTTTGAAAAATACCATTGTTGAGGGCTTTTTGAGAAGTTCAATATATGGTGAAATAACCCTTGTGGGCATATTTGCAAAATCTCTGCACAGCATACAGGACATAAAAAAGGTAGGGTATACCAGCTTAATTATGGCAGCTTCTCTCATGTTTTTGATGCAGCTGGGACTAACTTTAATCTTTACATACCCTTTTGGCAAGGAACTCACTGCACCCTTGTATGCCGGTGCATCGCTCATCCACTATGGGGCCTTCTTTCAAAGGGTGGAATCGCTGTTCCTTTTTATATGGAACATCAGTACGCTCATATCTACGCCCTTTCTGTTTTGTATGGTGTTGTCCATATATTCGCATGTTTTTAGTATAGATGATATAAGGCCCATCGCAATTCCTTTTTCGTTTTTAATGATTGCCTTTTCATTAATTCCCTCAAACATTGTGGAACTGGTACAATTTTACATCAGGTATTTAAGGGAATTTGGTTGGATAGTATTTTATGCTCTCCCCTTTGTTGCTCTGATGGTGAGTATGTTAACCCAAAAGAAGGGTATGCAGGAATGAGGAGGATATCAACTGTAGTTCTGCTGTGTACAATACTATTTATGCTGTCGAGTTGCTACGACGCCAGGGATATCAACGATGCTGCTTACGTCTTGTTAATAGGGATAGATAGGGGGATATCTGACAAATTCAGGGTTACTTTTAAATTTCCCGCGTTTGAAGCTGGGGGAGCACAGGGTGAAGGA
Coding sequences within:
- a CDS encoding FAD-dependent oxidoreductase translates to MDKYDVAVIGGGVSGAVAAIAAARAGAKTLLVERYGFVGGSLTNMGVGPMMTFHAGQRQVIKGIPQEIVDRLVELGGSPGHVVDTTGFVSTVTPFNPEMLKYVLENMLLESGVSLLYHSFMFGVEMDGPCIKSVQVVNKSGKGNIEAKVYIDATGDADLAARSGVDYLMGREKDHLTQPMTMNVRIGNVDIDAIKDYMLKNPAEFRMIAQDEIKNARRLSVNGFYSILNEAKKKGEISFERDMVLFFETNTPGEVIVNMTRVQRLNGTSAKDLTCAEIVGRRQAVEVYNFLRKRIPGFRNSILLSTGPQIGVRETRKIIGEYVLTAEDLINNRKFEDCIAKGGYPVDIHSPDSANVVYMHLKEGTDYDIPYRCLYSRKVSNLLVAGRCISSTHEANAAVRVSPIAMATGQAAGVAASIAALNSIAPWEVDINILRGILIEQGACV
- a CDS encoding spore germination protein, translated to MLKVIKAVIDFFTYKPHSNINRGGYTHSRQRDQSFYNLGVHDDQQNNNERVDWQQILNRAKQEGSYFFQQNQEGNCKVSDAGGQLDNFSPTGTIKPTIIVKKRNRRNKNVISTQQTQIDEEDIDLIKNGMVALNIDVNMEYVKYRFSVPKNQDIVIREFNVAKRFKAFLVFVDGMMDKTVINQFVLPQLMDDGNFREFNQGDILDYIVRNVVSVYQVTKLREYDRIIPQILNGVTALFIDGCNEALLIESRGFEKRSIEAPRTENVIRGPQEGFTENLRTNLSLLRRIIKNEKLITEMLPVGDKNKINCALVYLEDTADPELVKEVKRRIRNIRHDFVESSGMLEQLIEDNPFMLFPQVISTERPDRAASFIMEGQVVIVCEGSPFVIAVPVTFFHLLHSSEDTMLRWQYGAFIRLTRFIGVLVAALVPGLWMALVQFHSEMIPTPLLLSILKMREAVPFPVVVEVLTMEVAFELIREGGIRVPGLIGQTLGIIGALILGQAAVAAGLVSPILIIIVAITGIGNFVIPNYSLAMAIRIVRFFFILMGTVLGFYGISVGLTILMVLTCSMKSFGVPFLTPFTPKTKRSSDLIVRKPLYEEVVTEDYMDAVNRESGVYPKKR
- a CDS encoding GerAB/ArcD/ProY family transporter gives rise to the protein MLSEGKFGNKEAISVLVIACMAKEFFTDPNVIMRKVGTAGWYMVLISASVAVMGLTSVYFLLRRFPGSNLMEIYDAIFGKYIGSIFSFTVAFVLLFWAAMNLREYVEIIKIYVFPKTPPIYLVGSVAVTAIILSFIGLESLARYSKLAGYAMLIGFTILLALSSRFFQFYRIYPLLGYGLKNTIVEGFLRSSIYGEITLVGIFAKSLHSIQDIKKVGYTSLIMAASLMFLMQLGLTLIFTYPFGKELTAPLYAGASLIHYGAFFQRVESLFLFIWNISTLISTPFLFCMVLSIYSHVFSIDDIRPIAIPFSFLMIAFSLIPSNIVELVQFYIRYLREFGWIVFYALPFVALMVSMLTQKKGMQE